A stretch of DNA from Camelus ferus isolate YT-003-E chromosome 18, BCGSAC_Cfer_1.0, whole genome shotgun sequence:
TaccttttctctgtctgagtgCAGGCCCTCGTGATAGCTGGGATCTCTCTCCAAGCCGCGAACCTGTACGGCTACGTCCTGTGTAAGCTGGGAGGCGAGAGTGACATCAGCAAGGTCACAGCCAGTTTCCTGTCCCAGACGGTGTTCCAGACGGTAAGCTACTGAAGTCTAACTCCTGGACCCCTGGTCCCCAGATACTTAAAGTCAAGGAGGCCTGTTGGCAACTGCAGtttaatgtttttcatattaGCCAGGCtgctgttggcttttttttttaattgtggtaaaacatacacagcatgaaatttaccattttaaccatttttaagcatatgGTTCAGTAGATCCATGTTGTCACGTCACCAgaactcttgcatcttcccagaCGGAAACTCTGGACCCACTGAACTCCCATTCTCCACCCTGGCGCCCAAGCTCCTGGCAGCCACCGTCTACTTTCTGTCCccatgaatctgactactctagggACCTCccataagtggaatcacacagtaaaccataaacaaaatgttttcaccGACTATATTTCTAGGCATAAGAAACAGATCTTTTAAATTTGACCCAGTTCATCCTGGAATGGTTTGAACTAACTTAAATGTGAGCGGTGCGGCTTTATGCCAAGACCTGGAGAAGCAGCCCTGCAGGCCGTCAGTTCATTGTGGGTTTGCTCTGGCCTCGAATCGGCAGGACGAGGCCACTCACAGGTGAGAGAGTCAGGACTGACTCGTTCCCTTGCAGGCCAGCCCAGGCGACCTTCAGAAGCCTGGCCTCGAGGGCCTGGAGATTCACAAGCATTAGGTAAGAGGTGGGATGGAGGTGGCAGTCTGACGGTGCAGGGCTCGGGGGCTTTGGAAGTGCAGCTCCCCCTAGGCTCAACTGTGCCTGTGGTGTGGGTGGGCTCCCCCCAGGGCCCCGCATGGCTGGGCGAGTAGCCCGGGGAACCAGCCTGTGCACCGGGCCTTCCCGGGCCGTGCAGCCCAGAGGTTCTTCAGAGGGATCCCAACTTCCTTGCCTTGAACACTTGCAGGTTCCACCCTGTGCaggcttgggggaggtgtggggggCCGCTAAGAGGCTGGGAGGGAAAGAACAAGGGGATATGCCTGCCCTTCCACTTCCGTGCCCAGGACAAGGTGGGAAACAGGATTTATTCTTCCCTCAGCTGGTCTCGGTtcctgtctcccaaacacagagtGAGCGTCTCATGGCAACGAGAATCGTCCCAGAGTCTGCGTCTCCCTCCTTTCCATTTAAAGAACCCTGTAAACTGTCTCGTCCGACACTGGGAATGACTGGATACAGTGGACACACATTCAGATAGAGGGTGTCAACGCAGACCCCCCAGGTCTGCTCACAGGGGATATTTCCGAGCACAGCCCCAGCGCGTCGTGTGTGCTGAGCTCAGAACAAGCCCCAGCGTGAGGCTCCAGCACCGCCTTTATTTCTCCTCCATCTGAGAACACGGTTTGCACTACCCTGACTGTATGTATCTGCAGCGAAGCCACGCATTCATCCTTTCGgttctttttaaggctgatttTCCGAGGCAGTGAAGGCTTCAGTGAGAGGTTCTGTAATCAGGTGAGCTTCTGACATGACCCACAGGCCGCTGGTTTTCCACGTGAGGTAGGTTTCGGGGCAGAGGTTtgaggtgtttttatttttaaaatggcacaTCTGTAAAGAACGCCCTTTACATACATGTTctaaagaaaagtgaacaaacGTTAGATGATTAAAGTGACTTCACACCAGGCTCAGGTCTGGTCCCTTCCTGCCTGTGACCCCCACCTCGTGCCCGAGCTAGTCGGGTGGGACAGACGTGCTGCTTGTGTCCTCCACGTCCTCCTGTGTTTCAGGCACTGACGCGGTCCTCTCCCTTCGGCTGACGCAGGCTACAAAAGTCCTGGATTCCTGGAAGACAGGACGCAGGCACAGAAGCACGGACGGCTCATCAGCCTCTCAggaggccctgccctgggctggcgaGGCGGCatctgggtggggcagggccccCAGAGGGCTTAATCCCCCAAGAAGCCCTGTTTCAGCTGATGCCCTGAACCTTCGAAAGTGAGCGGGGTACTGCCGGCTGCCCACCGTGGTCATCACCACACGTGGGAGGCCTCAGGCCAGCACGTCCTGCAGATCGGGACTCCCAGAGATGGTGTCATTTCCCCTCCGCACCGTCTCACCGGGCCAGGTGAGCTCAGCCGTCAACCAGGAGCCTAACGTTTTACCGACCAGCACCTCTGCCTTAAATTCGAGGCCTCTACCAGCCACCTGCTGGCCGAGTCAGGCCTGCGCACGGGTTTGGTTTGGCTCACTGTGCTTgtcccttaattttcttttacagcTCTACTGAGGTCTCCTTCCCATACTGCAGTCTTCACTTGCACAGTGCTTTCTGAACTGCGCTACAGTTCACGACGCTGACGTACTGAAAGATTTCTCACAGGCTCCTGGCTTCCAGGGCTGAGGGGGTCGTCCCAGACCCCACTGCCCCCACCGTCCCCAGCCGAGGCTGCATGGCAGTGCCCATTTACGATCCTGAGTGGGATCGCCTCATACCCAACCCACTGCTCACTCATGTCACTCCCTGGCCCTGTGGCCATCTGGATTCACGGACTGAcctgaacacttactctgaattatACTTCTGTAGGCTAAAGCGGCTGGTGAATCCGGTGCTTCAACGAAAAAAGACTGTCCTTTGTCGCAACTTTTaccttaaagaaatgaaagaaagttaAATCCATGAAGGAAGCACCATGGAGACATGAACTTGGGGCTCTTGCTGTGCCTGGGGCGCTATGACGATTGTGAGCCCACCTCACTTGGCGTCTCCAGGACCTGGCcggcctccctccacccagcaaGGACCCTGGCTCGCATCTCCTTGCGGCTCTGGCCACTGCTCTCCAGTGGTGTCCCTGTGAGTCACCTGGAATATGCAGCACATGCAAGCTCCAGGCCCCCTGAAGGATGGACTGGGCAGCTCCCGGGTGGGCCCAGGAGCCTGCAGGTGAAAGATCAACCCATTCCTTGGGTAAAAAGATAATGACTGCACACGGTAACAGAGCATGGGATGTAAAGGTCACACGTGAAAAGTGAGTTCAGAAGAGGCTACCAGTGTTTCAGGTGTCTTTCTAGAAACAGTATATGCATGTAAGTGTGGCACATATACACATTACACACTCACGCACTTAAAGCAACGAATGGGTGTGTACGGTGCACACGTTCAGCCCATTGCCGCCTCCGTGTGTAACTATCTGGAAGGTCGTTCCACAGTGGCATCAATCTTGGCTAGTCTGTCTCAAGCCTGTCCACTCCAGTGCCTCTGGACATGCAGGTTGTCTCTAGGACTGCATGTCATCGCAGCGCCCAGGGGAGCGTGAGACAGGGGCCTCGGGCAGGCGGTgtgctcccctcctccttctgatCCTGTTCCCTGGATGCTGAGCTTGGCCGGAGAAGCAGGGTCAGTGGTTCCACAACCCATGGCTACTCCCCAGGCTCCAGGTGGACCCTGGCCAGGCCAACTGTGAGCTGTGGTTTTCTCAGCTCCCCAGCATGTCGCCCGGTGGGACAGGGACACCTGAGAGGGGGATGGCAGAGGAGGGGGTCCCCATGGCCcaggtgaggtgggaagccccatgaaaaagacagcagcaccccccaggcagggccactaccctcctgccagcacatttggttccctggcccagcattATTTCGCTTTTTAAATTCcgaaacggcttacttctaggaaagaggaacttacccctaagagtctattggttccctgagctaacttctgattggtccatttgtagtgcttcatttgcatggagctcactcctgattggtccgtTTCTACAAAGCTtcttcctaattagtcacctttgttataccttatttgcatatgatgttacaaagtgTGGCAAAGTCTaaactggtagcctataaaagcctgtgtaaacctacaaacgggatccagagcttggagtgttaactcctctgggcccgctggcgtaataaacccgagttctccaactctctgagtgctgcttggtttctcacccggatccaggttgctgtcacaactgagctgtaacaccaagctgtaacaCTTTTCTGCAACACAGGCACTGTGGGAACGTGGTGGAAGCAGCTGGGGAAATTCTGTTCAGTCGCGGGACTCGGTCTGGGAAGTCACAGGTCCCACAGCAGGCTCGTGGGGCCACTGGCCTCTGCTCTTCCGCCAGTGTCCACAGGCTTCTTGTCCGCCCTTTCCCAGAGGGctcacccttcccctcccctcccctctcaaaTGTGCCCTTATGTGCTCTGGTTGATTCGCCATCTTCACAAaacctcccctttcctccctctcctagGTAGCGCCCTTTGGGCCCTGCCCCAAGACCCTGCACATACCCCATTCCATCCGTGCAGCTCCCTGGTAGTTGGCTCCACTATCAccccatcttacaggtgaggCCCTCCAGGCTCAGAGCTGTGCACAGACCTGTCTGAGGCCCCAGCTGGCAGTGGAGCAGCGAGGGTCTGAAGCTTCCATGTGACCCTCAGGTGCCTAGGGGGCAGGACGGGCTGAAGATCACAGCACCAGAGGCATCTCCTTCTGCCACGAGTTCCCACAAGGGGCTGAGCACATGCCTTCATGCCTCCCACCCACCGTCTGCTCCCAGTAACGTGGCTATCACCTCACTGGACAGAAGTGGCTCCGGAAAGTCATGGTGACCTTACTCAGCCCTTGTCCACCTTTCCACATCACATGACAGTGTTAACCACCCTTCCCTTTTATGCTCACTGGCCTGGCTCTCTGCGGTTTCCACCAGAGATGAGGTTTGGGGACACGTACGTTGTCACAGAGGACTGCGCCCACGAGACGGCACATAATCTTCTGAGCTCAGAACTGAGCCTGGGAGCAGCTGCCTCCGCTTTGCCGTTACCTCTGTAAAGCGCTCTGAGGCCTACGGTGGCGGCACAAGCTGAAGCTAACGGCGATGACTATTCCTAGGCGGGCTCCATGGGGCCCGCCTGCCTCTGAGTGGGAGGTACCTGCTCTTACAACCTTGAGGGAAACTCAGTGCCACTCTAGTCAGCGTGAAGACAATGCCAACACTAGGGAGGGCTGGAAAAGTAGCTCTAGTTTTGTGGGGGAAGCCACGCAGCAGAAGTGCCTTTGGACGTGGGAACAAGCAAAGTGGGATCTCACGTGACTCTCTGGGCTATTCCCACCCTCTTCCGCAAGGCAGGCCCCCTCCTCACTACACCGGCTGCCCCAATCGCATGTGGAGGGGCTATGGCCCCTCCACTCCCACCGGCTCTGCTCTCCCAAGCCTGCTGTCAAACCCAGGCCTCCCGGCCTGACCCCCAGCACCCAAGAGGGAGCTGGCCCTTCCCTCGACAGTGCCTTCTGGGCTCACCACCTCTGGAGGGTGTCCCTAGGTCCCAGTGGCTCATGGGGTGCAGCACACACGTGTGTGACACCACTTTCTCCCCATCAAATCCGGTCACTTCCCCACTTCGTGTGTCCCTTCCTCTCCAAGCCAATGCCCAGGCCCCGGTCcagtcctcccttcctccccctgccagggcagCCGGCCCACAGGCCTCAGCCCCTAAGCACACATGGTGCCCACGCTCCAGAGTCTCATTTCCTCTCAACTGATGTCAGAGCCcggacctctctctctctctctcatcttccctCCAGCCCGGGCACCTCTGCTAAACAGAACTGCCCCACTTGGTGGGTGGGGTTGCGGCCCAGGCACATCTGACTGCAGCCAAGTCCAGCTCTGTTCCCAAGGAGAAACTAAGACTGGAGGTGGGCTGTAATTGAAAGGGTGTGGGTGGCCCTCCCCACCATCCACTCAGCAAGCTGATGCCCTGGAGAGTGTGGGGTGGAGATGGGGTCGgccacccctcctccaggccccaccAGCAGCTTGAGGGACCCAGGGGACTCTGGTACTTAGAGAGGAGGGTGGCCCCTGAAGGCAGGCCAGTGACTTCATCTCATGCTACCTGAGAGAagcagggcacagagagggcTGTGTTGGGCTTCCCAGTGGACAGGACACAGGGCCACCTCCCTCAGGGGTTTCAAGGCTAATTCTGTCCATGATTTTCACGTCAGAACCTAAGCCCTGTGTGAAGAGGACTCAACTGCACACCCTTTGCATcctcccccagctcagccccttccTGGCCCCTCTCTTTGCTGAGTTCTTTGCCTTCCCTGCACCCCAGCATCTCCCTGACCAGTCTCTCCTCCACTCTTCCAGACCCTGCCCTTCTCTTCAAGGTCTTCATGCTTCCCTGGCTACACACCTGCCTGTTCGGCTCTTCTCGGCTAGCGGGCGGGCTCTGGCTCCAGTGCCCCGCTGTCCTGAGTGGCACTGTGCAGCTGAGATGGGGCGTGGGGACTCACCCACCTATGCGCGGGTCCAGGGGCACTCTGCCGAGGAGCGGGACCTGTAGATCCTGGCACATGACCTCCGCGCCCCCTGTCGTTGGTGGGAAGATCTGAGACTCTTTCTGGGAGACAAAGTAAAAGGGGAGGAATCATGATTTCGTTTCAGAATCATATGAATggatcacattttaaagaaacttaaaaaaaaatggtattttcgGGGGagagtgtacagctcagtggtagagcgtgtgcttagcatgcaaaggtcctgggttcaatccccagtacctccagtaaaataaacctaattaccacttcCCCACCAAGggcaatacatttttaaaaaatggtggttTCAATATGAAAAGAATTTTCATTAAATCAGCAGCAGCGGGCTCTAAGTGTGGCTCCGCTTCCCGAGGTGGTGGGGAAGCAGAGGTGCACGCGCAGCACCCCCTCGGCCCCGGAGGCGGGGCCCCAGCTGAGCCGCCCGCGCTCGCACCTGGCACCTGGGGCAGACGAAGCTGCTCATGTTCTCCACCACCCCGAGGACCGGCAGCTTCACTTTGCGGCAGAAGCTGATCTCTTTGCGGACGTCCTGGAGCTGACACCTCCTGCCAAGGTTCAAGAAGATGGGTTGTTTCAGAGTcagagcagaagaaagagaaggtcTGTGTGGTGGAGGGATGGCTGCTGTGCCCTCGCGTCACCACCCTGATGCTTCAGGGCCTGGGCCCCTTGCTCCGTACTCGTTTCACGCCGTCCACGGTGAGCCCCGTTCCTGGTGCTGTTCACATCCCGCAGAACCCGCAAAGGACAGACCTGAACAACCCAGTATGACGCGTACAGTTACTACGGGAAAGTGGCCTTTAATGCGTTTCTGTGTTCCACCTTCCTGTCAACGTACTGTGCTGAGCCAAGCGGCCACCTCATCCTAGGTTGGGGCGGCCTGTGGGCTGTGTGTTTTCGTGGGTAAAGTTCCCCTGCAGCACAGCCTGGCCGACTCCTTCACACGTGCTGGCTGCGTCGCCCCACGGGGGGGGTCAGCTGTAGGGGCTGTGACATAGACCAGTGTACGACCCAcacagcctaaaatatttactctctggccatCCCCGAAAAGGTCTGCTCACCTCTGACCTTGATTATCACGAATACAAACAACTTGAGTGACAAAAAAGATATGAGGAATGTTACTGTATCTAGAGACTGCTTCAAATTCACTTCTGGACTCTAGATGTGGATCTTATGGCAGTAAGGACTGGGGACAACTAGCGCTCAGCACCCTCACCAGTAACCCCATACCCCCGCTTAACGCTCCTGCAGACGTGTCCAGGTGTCTTGCTGCCGTCAAGTATGGCGACTCCTTAAGATCTGTGGCTTTAAGTCAAGGGCCCCCATAGGCTCCTGGCtttgtgtcctctctcctcctgagGCACACATTTGGCCCTGGACCTCTCTGAGGCTGGGGTACAGACAAAAAGGAAACTGGCTAGAAAGTAAACTGCCTGTGACTCAGCGTCTCGCCTCAGTGCACCTCTGGGTCTCTCCTGGTGTCCTCCAGATAAAAGCCCTGCTGCTTGCCAAAACGACCCCAAAAGCAAGCCGGCTGCTGGATGTGCGAGGATCCAAGAAAGTGTCCCCAGCCTGGAGTCACCTTTTCCAGAGAAACTACATACAGAGGTACACAAATGCAGTGCGtccacctgcctccctggagaAGGGCCAGCATCTGCTGgccactcccctctccctgaaCCCAAGGGGACTCTGTGTTTCTTTTCACAACAAACCTGACATTGGAGAGGCCGTCTTTGTGCCAGGAAGACTGTTAGAGTGGTTTAGGTTTACAGAAGGCAGAGTTTCCCACATGCCCCCACCCTGCATGGAAAGCCTTGGCCACTGGCAGCACCCGCATCAGAGTGGATGGTCCAACTCCACTGTCCCCCTGTAGGTCATTTCTTGGGGACCTGCTCCTGAGAGGACCGCTGGTTTCAGGGTGGGCCCCAGCCACTCTAAAAATTCAGCAGAAAACATTCCTAACAACAAATCCATCTTCCCTCTACCCTGTCCCCGGGGccagtgccccctcccctgccacctaAGCAGTGTGCTGctcctctctgtgcccccaggGTCCCTCCCCACAGAGCACCACAGGGACCTGACAGGCAtgaaccccctcccctccctccctgacccgGGCACCTTCGCGTGGCCCACTGAGCTTGCCACCCCACTGACACAGCGTCACACGTGTGCACCCACGTTCCTCAGTGAAGCACATAGGCCAcggggggatggggtgggtggtgggggtccGGTCTGTTTTACTGCCCTGGTGCCGGCCCAGGGCCCGCATGGAGTATGTGCTCAGCCCTCACCTGAATCAGACTTGACTGCTCAAGGTATGATATTGACGGATTCAGAGGCTGACAAAAATAAAGCCCTGTTAATTGTGCTTTCTTAGGCGCAAAGGAGATTATAATGAAGAGAAGTAAAGTATAACTGAAGAGAATAATCTGTTGGTTTTTTGAGACCTGCTAAGCtcaatggcaataataataaagcaaCTGGTGgggccactatggagaacagtaggGAGGTGCCTTCAAAGACTgtaatagagttaccatgtgatccagctatcccactcctgagcatgtatctggagaaaactatttgaaaagagacatgcacccaatgctcatagcagcactatttacaatagccaaggcatggaagcaacctaaatgtccactgacagatggctggataaagcagctgtgatatgtatatacaatggaatattactcagccataaaaaagaatgaaataatgccatttgttgcaacatggatggacccggagtttatcatactaagtgaggtcagtcagacagagaaagacaaatattgtatgatatcacttatatgtggactctaaaaaaatgattcaaatgaacttatttacaaaacagaactagactcacagacacagaaaacaaacttatggttaccaaaagggaaagagtggggagggatgaattaggagtttgggattagcagatactaactactatatataaaacagataaacaacaaggtcctactgtgtaatGCAGgaaactatatgcaatatcttataataacctatagtggaaaacaatctgaaaaaagtTTATGTATAGCtatatcactttgctgtgcacctgaaactaacacagcattgtaaatcaactatacttcaataaaaaaattaaataataataaagcataaCACAGGCCTGACTGCACTTGTTCAAGTTGGATTCACCCAGACAGTATGTCATCTCCTCAGCATGGGCTCAGCACAGCCCCTGTGACTGTCTCGAAGGAGCTGGACGTTGCCAAGGAAGGGGCCAGGCCCATGGCAGCTCATCGGGAAACCCCCATCTGGGCCCACGCTGGTTCTGTGGAAAGCTGGTGGGGGGTGCCTCAACTGTTCAGGAGAGTAAGCAGAGGAGCAGTGTGGACGCGGGGCCTGGTGACGAGCGCGCGGGGCACCGGCTGAGTTATAACAGCTCCAGCCGGCTTGCTGGCTTTGTGAAGGGGAATTAAAAAGGCGATTTTGAACCACTATTTCTTAATCTGTGGATGAAAAGAACCAAACAACTGTGGACTGCCTCCCTGTCAACTGAAAATGCCTGGCGCGAACATAAACATGAGGTTTGTGCAGATCCAACTCGGGTCTGCTGTGGAGCCCACATCCTGAAGAGCCGCGGAGACCAGGCCCCGGGGCCGTCGGGGAGAGAGAGCCAGCGCCGCCCGGGCCCTCGCTCACCTGCGGGGTGGTGATGATCACCGCCCCGTCAATGTGCGCCGCGGCCAGGTACTGGACGGCCGACAGGTGTTCGTCCGACGTCCCGGGCGGGGTGTCCACGATAAGGTAGTCGACCTCACCCCAGTCCACGTCGCGGAGGAACTGCTTGATCATGCCTGCAAAGAGAAATCGCAGTcatgcctcctctctcctctgcccccacgACGCTCTCTCCAGAAGCGCCGCTTGTGACCTTTCCGCACAGCTGGTCTGTGCTCTAGGGCAGCTGGgtctggcagtgtctggagacggGTTTGGCTGTCAGGCCTGGGGTGCGGGTTCTACTCGCCTCCAGTGCGTAGAGGCTGGGGACCTGCTAACACCCCATGATGTGGcacagcccacccctccctcacaAGGGATCGTCTGGCTCAAAATGCCAGCAGCACCGGGGCTGAGGAGGCCCGGAGTGGCACTTTCACATCAATACCTGCGGCCTCAGTGCCCTCAGTCTGGCACTGACTTCACCCCACACACTTCTCTCCCTGACCAGTCAGAACACAAAACCACAGTGGGAATAATTCCAGGGTTATGCAGGCTTTCAGGAGAGATAATATCACGATATGATATTGTACCATGACAGATATGAAAAGTTAcaaaattctatttattaaataaaactggTATTTCTGTTCGCTCCCTTCACCCAGGGAAGAAAGATACAATCCAATGCTGAGAATAACACTCAGCGAAGCCCAGCAGGATGAGCCCAAGGCTGCCCTGACAGGACAGGGCGCCGTTCTGCCCTTGGGAGGACGGgataagagacagaaagcagagtggCGAACCATTTTTCTTTGGTCCCCTCCAGATGACAGCGTCGTCGGGACTGCTGAGCAAGAAACCCACCGACATCACCCCCAAGTTGTCTTCCAGGAACTGGAAAAGATGACgtgagaaacattttacttaaaacCACAGTGCCAGGTGATTCCCTATGTCTTTTGTCTGAACTCTGGCTGAAAAAATTTGGAGGACAAAATTACTATGTGATCTATGAGTATATTCACTCTTTTGAGtcttcaaatccttttttttcccccaaaagaaatcattgggaaaaaaaaaggttaccaTACTGGGGGGGATTGAAAGAGGCACCCCATGGCCCTATGCAGCAATGACAGTGAACGTGTCTGAAATAAATGAACGTcgctgcctttttttctttaacctggGGTGGTCCCCTCTTCTGGTTTtgtacataaagttttattggaaaacagtcGTGGGCATTCCTTTGCGTATCACTGCTTTTGAGCTATGATGGTGGCGACAGTATAGCCCACAAACTATTTACAATCTGAGTctctacagaaaaagtttgccaactcctggtcATAACTCTGTTCCCTGGGCCTAGAAAAgtgtcttaataaatatttgttgcctgATAAACAGGTTGAGAGAAATGTTGCCAGCCCACCCAGTACCTGTTATGTGCACACGACCCATAACACGCTACCTTGAAAAGAAGGCAAAGAGGTGGGCACTCACCACTGGAGACCAGCCTGAGCCGCTCTGGTGAACCTGCGAAAACATGAGCGGGTCCTGACTGGTGAGAAATCGTGCACCCCGGTCACACGTCACACATGACAAAGCTCATGCAGTGAGAGGACAGTTGTACAGAATACGACTGGTCAACCTAAACACTACCACTGAACTCTTCACAGGGAGTGGagagctgggggccgggggaTGGGTTATGGATAATATAATTCATATGCTTTTCCCCCTCCCGATTACTTTGAAACTCTGCTTAGATATCAGGTCAGGGAACCAAAGTTACTGGAGTCCAAATATAATTTGGGGTATTTGAAAAGTGTGACCGAAATCGGTTGGGGGTTGCTGAGAAAATGCAGGTGACTGTGGAGCAGTGAGTTGGTCCTGGTAAAAGTCCAGGCGTGGAGGGATTACCTTTAGTGAAACGGGGGACACAGAACCTGCGCATCAGTGGCTGAGCTTCAGCACTGACCAGCCGCCCGCAGGGGACAAGAACTGGGGGAAGGGTGTCAGCAGGAAGCTCAGGGCTCCTTCAAGATCCAGGCTCCTTCCTCGCAGCTGGTGTTCATTAACTGCCAGGGTTCAACTCTGCACCCTCTTTATTATGAAACTGGAACTTATGCAATCAATCTTAGAAATTAGGCTTCAAGCAACACAGAAGCCAAAACAGAAAGCCCATTTTCCTTGATGAAATCTTTTTAAGAGTCTAGTGAGATTTAACTTACATGCCACAC
This window harbors:
- the NUBP1 gene encoding cytosolic Fe-S cluster assembly factor NUBP1 — encoded protein: MEEVPHDCPGTGSAQAGRGASCQGCPNQRLCASGAGAAPDPAIEEIKEKMKSVKHKILVLSGKGGVGKSTFSAHLAHGLAADENTQVALLDIDICGPSIPKIMGLEGEQVHQSGSGWSPVFLEDNLGVMSVGFLLSSPDDAVIWRGPKKNGMIKQFLRDVDWGEVDYLIVDTPPGTSDEHLSAVQYLAAAHIDGAVIITTPQECQLQDVRKEISFCRKVKLPVLGVVENMSSFVCPRCQKESQIFPPTTGGAEVMCQDLQVPLLGRVPLDPRIGKSCDKGQSFFVEAPDSPAALAYRSIIQRIQDFCSLRQPKGEDRVSA